A stretch of the Argentina anserina chromosome 6, drPotAnse1.1, whole genome shotgun sequence genome encodes the following:
- the LOC126799338 gene encoding uncharacterized protein LOC126799338 — MAFSKTFLLVALAFAVLLISAEVSAHRKLAKTTPTTESANTDDLSHRTLDPNHPAVKPGRKGKYGRQGGRGGHGGHGPHTVETETEN, encoded by the exons ATGGCATTCTCAAAGACTTTTCTTCTCGTCGCTCTTGCCTTTGCTGTTCTCCTCATCTCAGCTGAGGTCTCGGCTCACCGTAAGCTAGCTAAGACTACCCCTACTACTG AGAGCGCCAACACTGATGATTTATCACATCGCACCCTTGATCCAAATCACCCAGCTGTAAAACCCGGcagaaaaggaaaatatgGTAGACAGGGAGGACGCGGAGGACATGGAGGGCATGGACCTCACACTGTTGAGACTGAAACAGAGAACTAG
- the LOC126799328 gene encoding serine/arginine-rich splicing factor SC35-like → MSHFGRSGPPDITDTYSLLVLNITFRTSADDLFPLFDKYGKVVDIFIPRDRRTGESRGFAFVRYKYADEAQKAVERLDERVVDGREITVQFAKYGPNAERIHKGRVFETLPKSRHRSRSRSPRRRYRDDYRDRHYRRRSRSRSWDRYERDRYRHGRDRDYRRRSRSLSASPDYYRSRGRGRYDDDSRSRSPIRSRSFDNASPARRSLTPRRSLSPLSRSRSVSPYGRSPAGRSPASRSVSPRGRRYSRSPSPRHPDDD, encoded by the exons ATGTCTCACTTCGGAAGGTCCGGCCCTCCGGACATCACCGATACCTACTCTCTCCTCGTCCTCAACATCACCTTCc GGACGAGTGCTGATGATCTGTTTCCGCTTTTCGACAAGTACGGCAAGGTCGTCGACATCTTCATCCCCAGAGACAGAAG GACTGGGGAGTCCAGGGGGTTTGCTTTTGTGCGATACAAGTATGCTGATGAGGCACAGAAAGCAGTTGAGAGGCTCGATG AAAGAGTTGTTGATGGTCGCGAAATAACTGTTCAGTTTGCAAAATATGGGCCTAATGCAGAGAGGAT CCATAAAGGAAGGGTTTttgaaactctaccaaaatcgAGGCACAGGTCAAGAAGTCGCAGTCCTCGGAGAAG GTACCGCGATGACTACAGAGATCGGCACTACAGGAGGAGAAGTCGCAGTAGGAGTTGGGATAGGTACGAGCGTGACAGATACCGCCATGGGAGGGACAGAGACTACCGTAGACGAAGCAGGAGCCTTAGTGCCAGTCCTGATTACTATAGGAGCAGGGGAAGAGGGCGCTATGATGATGATAGTCGGAGTCGGAGTCCTATCCGAAGCCGTTCTTTTGATAA TGCATCCCCTGCTCGGCGTAGTCTTACACCTCGCAGGAGTCTTTCTCCATTAAGCAGAAGCCGCAGTGTCAGCCCTTATGGACGCAGTCCCGCTGGGCGATCCCCTGCTTCTCGAAGTGTTTCACCACGAGGTCGTCGCTATTCTCGAAGCCCATCCCCTCGACATCCAGATGAT GATTGA
- the LOC126799333 gene encoding 60S ribosomal protein L21-1 translates to MPAGHGLRSRTRDSFSRAFRKKGYIPLSTYLKTYRIGDFVDVKVNGAIHKGMPHKFYHGRTGRVWNVTKRAIGVEINKQVGNRIIRKRIHVRVEHVQPSRCTEEFRLRKVKNDQLKAEAKAKGEVISTKRQPKGPKPGFMVEGAVMETVTPIPYDVVNDLKGGY, encoded by the exons ATGCCGGCTGGACATGGTCTCCGATCTCGAACCAGAGACTCGTTCTCTAGGGCCTTCAGGAAGAAGGGTTACATCCCCCTCTCCACTTACCTGAAGACCTACCGCATCGGTGACTTCGTCGACGTCAAGGTTAATGGTGCCATTCACAAGGGTATGCCCCACAAGTTCTACCACGGGCGCACTGGTCGCGTCTGGAATGTTACCAAGAGAGCCATCGGCGTTGAGATCAACAAGCAG GTGGGTAACAGGATTATCAGGAAGAGGATCCATGTGCGTGTGGAGCACGTGCAGCCATCAAGGTGCACTGAAGAATTCCGTTTGAGGAAGGTGAAGAACGATCAGCTGAAGGCAGAGGCTAAGGCTAAGGGTGAGGTCATCAGCACCAAGAGACAGCCAAAGGGTCCCAAGCCTGGTTTCATGGTTGAAGGTGCAGTCATGGAAACTGTTACTCCTATTCCATATGATGTCGTCAATGATCTTAAGGGAGGGTACTAG
- the LOC126799331 gene encoding dirigent protein 22-like, which produces MAMTLQNSSSLCTILLTLLFILTLVGAGDNRFSRPLSRVKHGLKKEKLSHLHFYFHDIVSGRSPTAIRVAQAPTTQNSSTGFGAVVMMDDPLTSGPELGSKLVGKAQGIYASASQTEIGFLMVLNFAFIEGEHNGSTLSVLGRNTVFSTVREMPIVGGSGLFRFARGYARAKTHKLDLNTGDAVVEYNVYVLHY; this is translated from the coding sequence ATGGCCATGACCCTCCAGAACTCCAGTTCCCTCTGCACCATTCTCTTGACCCTTCTCTTCATCTTAACACTCGTCGGCGCCGGCGACAACCGCTTCTCAAGACCCTTGTCTCGAGTCAAACACGGCCTAAAGAAAGAGAAACTGAGCCATCTCCATTTCTACTTCCACGACATTGTCAGCGGTCGCAGCCCAACAGCCATTAGAGTTGCCCAAGCTCCCACGACCCAAAATTCGTCCACAGGTTTCGGTGCGGTAGTGATGATGGACGACCCCTTGACTTCCGGGCCGGAGCTGGGTTCCAAGCTGGTCGGAAAGGCACAAGGCATATATGCTTCGGCCTCGCAAACAGAGATAGGGTTCTTGATGGTGCTGAACTTTGCTTTTATAGAAGGCGAGCATAATGGGAGTACTCTGAGTGTGTTGGGAAGGAACACAGTGTTCTCCACCGTGAGAGAGATGCCGATAGTCGGCGGGAGCGGTCTTTTCCGGTTCGCTAGGGGGTATGCTCGTGCTAAGACTCACAAGTTAGATCTGAACACAGGGGATGCTGTTGTGGAGTATAACGTCTACGTTCTCCATTATTGA